Part of the Candidatus Rokuibacteriota bacterium genome, CTCCTGGCCCAGGAGCACGCCTGAGTTGTTGCCGAGGAGCTCGATGAAGGACTGGGCGAAGACCGAGTGGGGGCCGCCCACCGAGTCCAGCACCGGCTCCACGCCCCCGGAGCTCATCGCCATGCGCGAGCGCTTCTGCGCGATGAGCTGCATGAGCTTGGCCCGGTCGCCCTCGCTGAGCCCGCCCTCGATCTGGCCCAGGGAGGAGCGGGTCAGCGTCCCCGAGAAGCAGGAGTCGGCCACCACCAGGAGCTGGCGCACCGTCATGGCATTGAGCACGTCCGTGATGGCGATGTTGGAGATCCAGTTGGCGGAGCTGTTGGGCTCGGCGTCCACGGGCAGCCAGTGGCCGCGCTGGTTCACCTTGTCGAGCTCGCCGTGCCCGGCGTAGTAGATGAGGAGGTTGTCCTTCTCGGTGAGCCGCTCGCGCATGGTGTTGAGCGCCGACAGCGTGTCGTAGCGGGTGGCGTTCAGCAGGAGCGTCACCTTGAAGCCGTAGTCGCGCTCGAGGATGCGCGCGACCTCCCGGGCGTCGTTCACGGCGGTGCGGAGCCGCCGCAGTATCTTGTAGTCGTTGTTGCCGATGACGAGGGCGTGATAGGTCCCCAGCGCGATGTCCTTCTTCTTGAGCGGCGTGCCGACCCTGGCCGGCGCCGCGGCGCCGGCCGCGGCCATCTGCGGCTCCGGCGACGACAGGATCAGGAACTCGAGGGTGGACTTCCGCCCGCGCCGGTCCACGGCCACGATCCGCACCCGCTCGTCGGCCGATCGCGTGAGCCCGACCTGGCTCTTGAAGAGGTTGTCGCTGCCCAGCTTCTCCTCGCGCCCGTTGACCGTGAGCGACAGGAGCCCGTCGCTGGCGTTGACGCGCCCCACCACGACCAGCCGATCGGCCGCCGGAGCCCGCGCGGCCCGCGTGCCGCGGGTGACGACCAGCTCGGGCTCGATGAGCTGGATGTCGGGGCCGGCTTCCGCGGTACGCTCGCGGATGCGCGTGAGCTCTGCCCTCAGGGCGGTGGAGTCCGCCTCGGAGCGGGCGAGGGAGGTGCGGAGGTCGGCGAGCTCGCGGTCCTTCGCGGCGAGCCGGGTCTCCCCCTGGGAGACGGAGGCGTCGAGCTCGAGGATCCTGGCGGTGGCCGCCTGCTCGCTCTTGCGGGAGGTCTCGAGGTCCTGGCGCAGACGGCCGAGCGCCCCACGCTCGGCCGCGGCCTCGCTCCCACGCTCGGCCAGGCTCTTGCGGAGCGCCTCGGCCTCGCGCTGGGAGCGGTCGAGCTCGGCGGCCCGCTGGTGCTCGAGGCGCTCGGCCTCGGCGCGCCTGGCGGTGGCCTCCGCCTCGGAACGGGTCAGGGAGGCGCGCAGCGTGGCCAGGTCACTGTCCCTGGCGGCAAGCCGGGCCTCGCGCTCGGTGATGGCCTGCTCGATGTCGCGCAGGCGCGCCGCCTGGGTCTGCTCCTTCCCCCGCGCGGCCTCGAGCTCCTGGCGCAGGCGGGTGAGGGCGTCCCGCTCGGCTGCGGCTTCGTCCCCCCGCTCGCCGAGACGCTTGCGCAGGTCTTCGACCTCGCGCTGGGCCCGAGCCGCCTCGGCAGGGCGCTCGCGCTGGAGCCGGTCCAGCTCCGCACGCTTCGCCGCGGCGGCGGCCTCGGAGCGCGTCAGCGAGGCGCGGAGATCGCCGAGCTCGCGGTCCTTGGCGGCCAGCCGGGTCTCGCGCTCGGCGATCCCCGCCTGAAGCTCCCGGAGGCGGACCGATGCTGCCTGCTCGCTCTTGCGTGAGGCGTCGAGGTCCTGACGGAGCCGCGCGAGGGTCCCGCGCTCGGCCTCCACCTCACCCCGGCGCTGATCGAGTCTCTGGCGCAGGCTGTCCAGCTCCCGCTGGGCGCGGTCCAGCTCGCCCTGCTTCGTCTCGAGCTGGCGCCGCAATTCGCCCACCTCGCTCCTGAGCTGCCGGACCTCGGCCGAAGTGTCGGCGGGCGCGATGGTGAAGGAGAGGTCGCCGAGGCCCGCGGCGCGGCGGTACCACGCGAGCGCCTGGGGCGGGTCCTTCGGCACGCCGAGCCCCCGCTCGTAGAGGTGCCCCAGGTTGATGGCCGCCCGCGAGTAGCCGCTCTCGGCCGCCCGCCGGTACCACTCGGCGGCCGCCGCGTGGTCAGGGGGAACGCCCAGCCCTTTCTCGAAGATCTCGCCCACGTAGGTCTGGGCGGAGGCGTCGCCCTCCTTCGCCAACGGGAGCCAGATCTTGAGCGCCGTGGCGTAGTTGGAGCGATCGAAGGCGACGTACTCTCCGCCCCGGATCTCGCAGTCGCGGGCGGAGGTCTTGATGGCGCGGCGCGCCGTGAGAAAGGTCATCTGTGCCCCGAGCCGGCGGATCTGGCCCGGCAACAGGCAGTCCACGACGAGGAAGTCCTCGGCCTTGCCTGGGTTCTGCTGGAGCTGGGTGGCCGCCTCCCGGCCTGCATCGCCGGTGGCGGCGCAGCCGGCGAACAGGAGCGTGGCGAGGGCGGCGAGGCCGGGGCGCCGGCGAGCAGTCGGGGAAGAGAAGGCCTGCGAACAGCGCATGCACTACGTACTATCAGGGGAGAGTTGACGCATGTCAATCCAGAGGCTTGACACCCCCTCGCGCGGCTAAGGAGAGTCAGCACCCCGGCACCCCCCGCCCTCGCCTTCGGTAACCGAACTCTTGACTCGATGCGTTTTCTTGCAGCGCCGCCATCTCCCATAGTAGACTCAGCCGCCATCCGTAACCGGCGGCCGGGCACGTTGCCGGGCGAAATCGGCCTGGCGAGGGGGAAGCAATGAGATCGACGCGCCGCTCTGCAGTGCCCGCGGCCCTGATGCTCCTCTGCGTCTCCGTTCTGCCGCTGGGCCCGGCCGCCGCCGGGGAGT contains:
- a CDS encoding caspase family protein — protein: MRCSQAFSSPTARRRPGLAALATLLFAGCAATGDAGREAATQLQQNPGKAEDFLVVDCLLPGQIRRLGAQMTFLTARRAIKTSARDCEIRGGEYVAFDRSNYATALKIWLPLAKEGDASAQTYVGEIFEKGLGVPPDHAAAAEWYRRAAESGYSRAAINLGHLYERGLGVPKDPPQALAWYRRAAGLGDLSFTIAPADTSAEVRQLRSEVGELRRQLETKQGELDRAQRELDSLRQRLDQRRGEVEAERGTLARLRQDLDASRKSEQAASVRLRELQAGIAERETRLAAKDRELGDLRASLTRSEAAAAAKRAELDRLQRERPAEAARAQREVEDLRKRLGERGDEAAAERDALTRLRQELEAARGKEQTQAARLRDIEQAITEREARLAARDSDLATLRASLTRSEAEATARRAEAERLEHQRAAELDRSQREAEALRKSLAERGSEAAAERGALGRLRQDLETSRKSEQAATARILELDASVSQGETRLAAKDRELADLRTSLARSEADSTALRAELTRIRERTAEAGPDIQLIEPELVVTRGTRAARAPAADRLVVVGRVNASDGLLSLTVNGREEKLGSDNLFKSQVGLTRSADERVRIVAVDRRGRKSTLEFLILSSPEPQMAAAGAAAPARVGTPLKKKDIALGTYHALVIGNNDYKILRRLRTAVNDAREVARILERDYGFKVTLLLNATRYDTLSALNTMRERLTEKDNLLIYYAGHGELDKVNQRGHWLPVDAEPNSSANWISNIAITDVLNAMTVRQLLVVADSCFSGTLTRSSLGQIEGGLSEGDRAKLMQLIAQKRSRMAMSSGGVEPVLDSVGGPHSVFAQSFIELLGNNSGVLLGQE